A genomic window from Pyxicephalus adspersus chromosome 2, UCB_Pads_2.0, whole genome shotgun sequence includes:
- the LOC140322877 gene encoding uncharacterized protein, with protein MNGPMPCSTSEDASAHQAPPTLEPYGPTSQNQQNDDASSSGSLLSGSGLLLARSLLGRRSASSSPSSSTSTNNLRRRREFTPDEKKDDNYWDKRRKNNEAAKRSREKRRAGDIALESRVIALLEENARLRAELLALRFRFGLVRDPCEEARGTYAPPCNLHEPPPPPPPNPPPPMPHSEDSGFSTPSVGSPVFFEDRGPEQEPQPLQPTSINYYGAVGGETVENPRGRLETLPDPYKSLPHKLRFKACAPGEDVPHPAAPMTREMNGYAPEVTPGFPQQPMLCQRGRWNGHGQDGVSTQATEGTDLRSQLASLSAEVAHLKKIFSEQVMTRSGPD; from the coding sequence ATGAATGGGCCCATGCCTTGTTCCACCTCGGAGGACGCTTCGGCTCACCAGGCTCCTCCTACCCTGGAGCCTTACGGCCCCACTTCGCAGAATCAGCAGAATGACGATGCCAGCTCCTCCGGATCTCTTCTGTCTGGGTCAGGCCTCCTCCTCGCCCGGTCCCTCCTTGGTCGGCGAAGTGCGTCCTCCTCCCCCAGTTCTTCAACTTCTACAAATAATCTTCGGAGGCGCCGTGAGTTCACCCCGGATGAAAAGAAAGATGATAATTATTGGGATAAAAGACGCAAGAACAACGAGGCCGCCAAGCGCTCGAGGGAGAAGCGGCGTGCTGGTGATATAGCATTGGAGAGCCGTGTTATTGCACTTCTTGAGGAGAATGCAAGGTTAAGGGCCGAACTTCTTGCCCTTCGTTTCCGCTTTGGTTTGGTACGTGATCCATGTGAGGAGGCCCGAGGAACTTATGCCCCACCATGCAATCTTCATGaacctcctcctccacctcctccaaACCCTCCTCCACCCATGCCACATTCAGAAGACTCTGGCTTTTCTACCCCTAGTGTCGGAAGCCCGGTTTTCTTTGAGGACAGAGGCCCTGAACAAGAACCGCAACCATTGCAGCCTACAAGTATAAACTATTACGGAGCTGTTGGAGGAGAGACTGTAGAGAATCCCCGAGGAAGGCTTGAGACTCTTCCCGATCCTTACAAGAGCCTCCCACATAAGTTACGGTTTAAGGCCTGTGCGCCAGGAGAAGATGTGCCTCATCCTGCAGCTCCAATGACGAGAGAAATGAATGGTTATGCTCCAGAAGTGACCCCAGGATTTCCCCAGCAGCCAATGCTCTGTCAACGGGGACGGTGGAACGGTCATGGGCAAGATGGGGTGTCCACACAAGCCACAGAGGGCACTGACTTGCGTTCTCAGCTCGCCTCGCTTTCGGCAGAGGTGGCCCATTTGAAGAAAATATTCTCAGAGCAAGTGATGACAAGGAGCGGACCCGATTAG